Proteins encoded in a region of the Alphaproteobacteria bacterium genome:
- a CDS encoding anthranilate synthase component I: protein MIFQFTTRSGIRVTRTTTPLPFDQGIRTLVDRLDTEPGALFSSGFEYPDRYSRWEMGFASPPLAFVGHERTLSVRALNHRGEALLPLFSETLAGAETTCRQPDTRTLILDVAEGTGGFAEEERSLQPTLFSPLRRLIADFDGIEDTSLGLYGAFGYDLLFQFEPIQRRLARTDGDSNLHLFLPDQFFMVDRRKETAFRFDYEFSRGGATTADRRRDMPAAAMPVRPDEPPPAITTDHSDDAYAAMVDKAREEIRVGNVFEVVLSRKFSAPYGGKPSDLFRKMQAVNPSPYEFFIQMGDEQLVGASPEMFVRVDGRRVESSPISGTVRRGDNPMEDADNIRALYNSDKDEVELTMCTDVDRNDKARICEPGSVRLLGRRMIERYAGLFHTVDHVEGQLRDGFTGIDAFLSHMWAVTLTGAPKKRAVQLVENMESSARRWYGGAIGGLLMNGSVNTGITIRTVHLKSGHADYRAGATLVFDSDGAEEAAETKTKATSFFRVLAGDNPAATSAAPAATSTRPFAGLSVVMVDNEDSFVHTLADYIRQTGATVRTLRAGTPVERLLADAPHLVVHSPGPGTPGEYGVPELVRALADRGVAQFGVCLGLQGIVEAFGGGLYVMDAPRHGKRWRVIHDDGALFAGIPNPCTVGAYHSLAAVEALFPDVLRKSAWTDDGVAMAVQHKSLPIAAVQFHPESILSMRADTGHRLIGNALAMLAGKKRAT, encoded by the coding sequence ATGATCTTTCAGTTCACGACCCGCTCGGGCATCCGTGTCACCCGCACTACAACGCCGCTCCCCTTTGATCAGGGCATTCGGACCCTCGTCGACCGCCTCGATACCGAACCGGGCGCGCTCTTTTCATCCGGGTTTGAATACCCCGACCGCTACTCGCGCTGGGAGATGGGGTTCGCCTCGCCGCCACTAGCGTTTGTCGGCCATGAGCGGACACTGAGCGTTCGGGCACTTAACCATCGGGGCGAGGCGTTGTTGCCGCTGTTTTCCGAAACCCTCGCCGGAGCGGAGACAACGTGCCGGCAGCCTGACACGCGGACCCTAATCCTAGATGTCGCGGAAGGGACCGGTGGATTTGCCGAAGAAGAACGCAGCCTGCAACCGACCCTGTTCTCGCCGCTGCGCCGGTTGATTGCCGACTTCGACGGGATCGAAGATACCTCGCTCGGCCTCTACGGCGCATTCGGGTACGACCTGCTGTTTCAGTTCGAGCCGATCCAACGACGTCTCGCGCGCACCGACGGCGATTCGAACCTGCACCTGTTCTTGCCCGACCAGTTCTTCATGGTGGACCGGCGCAAAGAAACCGCGTTTCGGTTCGACTACGAGTTTTCTCGCGGCGGGGCTACCACCGCCGACCGCCGTCGCGACATGCCCGCGGCCGCGATGCCGGTGAGGCCAGACGAACCGCCGCCGGCCATAACCACGGACCACAGCGATGACGCTTACGCTGCAATGGTCGATAAGGCGCGCGAAGAAATCCGGGTAGGCAATGTCTTCGAGGTGGTGCTGTCACGCAAGTTTTCGGCGCCCTACGGCGGCAAACCCTCCGACCTGTTTCGCAAGATGCAGGCGGTCAATCCAAGCCCCTACGAGTTTTTCATTCAGATGGGCGACGAACAATTGGTGGGGGCCTCGCCCGAAATGTTCGTCCGGGTCGACGGCCGGCGCGTCGAGTCCTCGCCGATCTCGGGCACCGTGCGGCGCGGCGACAATCCGATGGAGGACGCCGACAACATCCGCGCGCTCTACAACTCGGACAAGGACGAAGTCGAATTGACGATGTGCACCGACGTCGACCGCAACGACAAGGCGCGCATTTGCGAACCGGGTTCGGTGCGGCTGCTCGGACGACGCATGATCGAGCGCTATGCCGGATTGTTCCACACGGTGGATCACGTCGAGGGGCAACTGCGCGACGGCTTTACCGGAATCGATGCGTTCCTGTCGCACATGTGGGCGGTGACCTTGACCGGCGCACCGAAGAAGCGCGCGGTTCAGCTCGTCGAGAACATGGAGAGCAGCGCGCGGCGCTGGTACGGCGGCGCGATCGGCGGGCTGTTGATGAACGGCAGCGTCAATACCGGGATCACGATCCGCACGGTGCACCTGAAGTCCGGCCACGCCGACTACCGTGCCGGCGCAACGCTAGTGTTCGATTCGGATGGTGCCGAGGAAGCGGCGGAAACCAAGACCAAGGCGACCTCGTTCTTTCGCGTGCTGGCGGGCGACAACCCGGCAGCTACGTCGGCAGCACCCGCGGCGACATCGACGCGCCCCTTTGCAGGCCTATCGGTGGTGATGGTCGACAACGAAGATTCGTTCGTTCACACGCTTGCCGACTACATCCGTCAGACCGGCGCGACCGTGCGCACGTTGCGGGCTGGAACGCCGGTTGAGCGGTTGCTGGCCGACGCGCCGCACCTTGTGGTGCACTCCCCTGGCCCGGGCACCCCTGGCGAATACGGGGTGCCCGAGTTGGTTCGCGCCCTGGCAGATCGCGGCGTTGCCCAGTTCGGGGTGTGCCTCGGGCTGCAGGGGATCGTCGAAGCGTTCGGCGGCGGCCTCTACGTGATGGACGCGCCGCGCCATGGCAAGCGGTGGCGGGTGATCCACGACGACGGGGCCCTGTTCGCGGGCATCCCCAACCCCTGCACGGTGGGCGCCTACCATTCGTTGGCAGCTGTCGAGGCGTTGTTTCCGGACGTGCTGCGCAAGTCCGCCTGGACGGACGACGGCGTGGCGATGGCCGTCCAACACAAATCCCTGCCGATCGCGGCGGTGCAGTTCCACCC